The following are encoded in a window of Gossypium raimondii isolate GPD5lz chromosome 13, ASM2569854v1, whole genome shotgun sequence genomic DNA:
- the LOC105782732 gene encoding FIP1[V]-like protein isoform X1: MLLKKAEGGSTPTLPNENTIKTLSLTLSFCFSFFFCVKGIPMEDDDEFGDLYTDVLRPFSSTSTTKSLSSLAPQPYQPSPTPTQLLRPIDLNLQSQHDGNTLFGAPAAQTLAPFKPPPSTPAVPAAAAAPDSIPSSLGSAPEPIVLDSRHESADGKELEFDIEEGGGNGIEDIGSNDPFIPGLTEAVRQEDNNIGIRGSQAEADGERDDWDSDSDDDLQIVLNDNHGPVAMETGGMIGEDDDDDEDGDPLVILADGDGNQGTAEQEWGEERVQAADGEKKEGGEAGKVTSGGVLAPKIGYSSHLYHPFHSQFKYVRPAATPMPGATAGGSGGAPGQVSPIMGAMAGRGRGDWRPSGMKAGPPMQKGFHPSFGAPGWGNNTAGRGFGGGLEFTLPSHKTIFDVDIDSFEEKPWKYPGVDLSDFFNFGLNEESWKDYCKQLEQHRLETTMQSKIRVYESGRTEQGYDPDLPPELAAATAQVAPAAANLIKSDGGQNDMTKGAGRVRPPLPTGRPIQVEGGSGERLPSIDTRPPRVRDSDAVIEIVCQDTLDDDSSTGNGVDGRAENDLPMEDLRGDLASEAAIAHEDTEYFDNSPDACKSRKKELVGRTMNFVHDNVREDNGVLPFPVEASRPYGAGPRVQSPMGPSENSGSPPDGRHRQGRVRKKSPCITPIHGERDNFNDTDREESVERMDGKSPRVVRDPRESSVEHKDHVDDELEPADGSPATEKDELINDTHKDQNSLNPMRNEKTSSQAEQWKLRERDDDEDSRAARSSENSKARSGSSRDYQKSRDGAEEEVVQGERSSRFGIVKKHLDENDQNFRRKGRDGRLEIERNRMVGKPGEDSYPLRDVDVSLSHNLPVKKGGFGRRRESDNPDGTWQWREDDPYGRKERAEDLRKRDHDNEMGSRNRAKVRESERSDKDDYPSRKQLDNGNYKDVSARHRERDDNLKSRYEAADDYPSKRRKDEEYLRRDHTNKEEILQGRRESSGSRRKRERDEILDPRKRDEQRRTRENFDEHHSARHKDEVWLNREKVERPRERDEWLRLKQSHDGSLSKREREEGRGTVRSGRGLEDKAWGGHTRGKDEYKVSEKEYQLKETVRHSEQAKRRDRNDDESSSRHRGHEDLYVRGHQFSNDERKSRPERSSTRSDHGFDASDSQKGHEKKHKENTRKNRESEGGNQTTLGSAKKSQEDLSGHNNETGLKSDEKSAIHYNSSRKHKEDASSEDELRESKRGRSKLERWTSHTERDYSINSKSSASLKFKETEKINNVVSSESNKFPDGPGKSVEPVEHFPPLSDNKGVGEPEIKEADTRPSEDQHLDTVEKLKKRTERFKLPISREKDTLATKTENEALPSTENETPVDSEIKHERPARKRRWICN, encoded by the exons ATGCTCTTAAAAAAGGCAGAAGGAGGAAGCACGCCAACGTTACCAAACGAAAACACAATCAAAACCCTTTCCCTAActctctctttttgtttttccttttttttttgtgtgaaaGGAATTCCGATGGAAGACGACGATGAGTTCGGAGATCTTTACACGGACGTTCTCAGGCCTTTCTCATCAACATCCACGACGAAGTCGTTGTCATCTCTTGCTCCGCAGCCATACCAGCCTTCTCCTACACCCACACAGCTCCTCCGTCCGATCGATCTCAACCTTCAGTCTCAACACGATGGCAATACGCTCTTCGGAGCTCCCGCCGCCCAAACCCTAGCCCCCTTTAAACCTCCTCCTTCTACCCCGGCTGTTCCTGCTGCGGCAGCTGCTCCGGATTCGATCCCTTCTTCCCTTGGTTCAGCTCCCGAACCAATAGTTCTGGATTCCAGACATGAATCGGCGGATGGCAAAGAGcttgaatttgatattgaagAGGGGGGTGGTAATGGAATTGAGGATATCGGCTCAAATGATCCGTTTATCCCGGGTTTAACCGAAGCGGTTCGCCAGGAAGATAACAATATTGGGATTCGAGGCAGTCAAGCGGAAGCCGATGGAGAAAGGGATGATTGGGACAGTGACAGTGATGATGATCTACAGATTGTATTAAACGACAACCACGGCCCGGTGGCTATGGAAACAGGAGGAATGATAGGCGAAGATGATGACGATGACGAAGATGGGGACCCGCTCGTGATACTGGCCGATGGAGATGGAAACCAAGGGACGGCGGAGCAGGAATGGGGCGAAGAAAGAGTGCAAGCGGCGGATGGGGAGAAGAAAGAAGGGGGAGAAGCAGGGAAGGTCACCAGCGGCGGCGTTCTTGCACCAAAAATTGGGTACAGCAGTCATCTGTACCATCCGTTTCATTCTCAGTTTAAG TATGTAAGACCTGCTGCAACACCAATGCCTGGAGCCACTGCAGGTGGTTCTGGAGGAGCCCCAGGTCAGGTTTCTCCAATCATGGGTGCTATGGCTGGTCGTGGTAGAGGTGATTGGAGACCATCTGGAATGAAAGCTGGTCCTCCCATGCAAAAAGGTTTCCACCCTAGTTTTGGAGCGCCTGGCTGGGGTAATAACACAGCGGGGCGAGGTTTTGGTGGTGGGCTGGAATTCACTCTTCCTTCTCACAA GACCATATTTGATGTTGACATTGACAGTTTTGAGGAAAAGCCATGGAAATATCCTGGCGTTGATCTCTCTGACTTCTTCAACTTTGGTCTAAATGAGGAGAGCTGGAAAGATTATTGCAAACAACTG gaACAACACCGCTTGGAGACCACCATGCAAAGCAAAATTCGTGTTTATGAAAGTGGGAGAACCGAGCAg GGTTATGATCCAGATTTGCCTCCAGAATTGGCAGCAGCAACTGCACAAGTGGCACCAGCTGCTGCTAATCTTATAAAGTCAGATGGTGGACAAAATGACATGACAAAAGGAGCTGGTCGAGTGCGACCGCCACTG CCAACTGGAAGACCGATACAGGTGGAGGGAGGTTCTGGAGAACGCCTCCCTTCCATTGATACTCGGCCACCTCGTGTACGTGATTCAGATGCAGTTATTGAG ATTGTCTGTCAGGATACTCTAGATGATGATTCCTCTACAGGCAACGGTGTTGATGGCCGAGCAGAAAATGATCTACCGATGGAGGATCTTAGAGGAGATCTTGCATCTGAAGCTGCGATTGCACATGAAGATACTGAATATTTTGACAATTCTCCAGATGCTTGTAAAAGTCGAAAGAAGGAACTAGTTGGAAGGACTATGAATTTTGTTCATGATAATGTGCGTGAAGACAATGGGGTTTTGCCTTTCCCTGTGGAAGCATCACGTCCATATGGTGCTGGACCTAGGGTTCAGAGTCCTATGGGTCCTAGTGAAAACTCTGGCAGTCCTCCTGATGGGAG GCATCGGCAGGGAAGAGTACGTAAGAAGTCCCCTTGCATTACACCTATTCATGGTGAACGTGATAATTTCAATGATACTGATAGGGAAGAATCTGTTGAACGCATGGATGGTAAATCTCCTCGCGTAGTTAGAGATCCCAGGGAGTCAAGTGTTGAGCATAAGGATCATGTTGATGATGAACTTGAGCCAGCTGATGGAAGCCCTGCTACAGAAAAGGATGAGCTGATAAATGATACCCATAAAGATCAGAATTCACTTAATCCCATGAGAAATGAAAAAACAAGTTCTCAAGCAGAGCAATGGAAGCTTCGTGAACGTGATGATGATGAGGATTCTAGGGCTGCAAGGAGTAGTGAAAACAGCAAAGCAAGATCTGGCAGCAGCAGAGATTATCAGAAGTCGCGAGATGGTGCTGAGGAGGAAGTTGTTCAAGGTGAACGTTCTTCTCGCTTTGGGATTGTCAAGAAGCATCTTGatgaaaatgatcaaaatttccGGAGAAAAGGTCGCGATGGGAGACTTGAGATTGAAAGAAATCGCATGGTAGGTAAACCAGGAGAGGATTCTTATCCTCTTAGAGATGTTGACGTTAGCTTGTCACATAATTTGCCCGTTAAAAAAGGGGGTTTTGGTAGGCGAAGGGAGAGTGACAACCCTGATGGTACTTGGCAATGGAGAGAAGATGATCCTTATGGCAGAAAAGAAAGAGCTGAGGACCTAAGGAAGAGAGATCATGATAATGAAATGGGTTCTAGGAACAGGGCTAAGGTTCGAGAAAGTGAGAGGAGTGACAAAGATGATTATCCATCTAGAAAACAATTGGACAATGGCAATTATAAGGATGTCAGTGCGAGGCATAGGGAAAGAGATGATAATTTGAAGAGTAGGTATGAAGCAGCAGATGATTACCCAAGCAAAAGAAGGAAAGATGAGGAGTACCTAAGGAGGGACCATACAAACAAAGAGGAGATCCTGCAAGGACGTAGAGAATCCAGTGGCAGTCGCAGGAAGCGAGAAAGGGATGAAATCTTAGACCCACGTAAGAGAGATGAACAACGAAGAACAagagagaattttgatgaacatCATTCAGCTCGGCACAAGGATGAGGTTTGGTTGAATAGAGAGAAGGTTGAGAGGCCACGGGAGAGGGATGAATGGCTTAGGCTAAAACAATCCCATGATGGAAGTTTATCAAAACGGGAGAGAGAGGAAGGACGAGGTACTGTGAGGAGTGGCCGTGGTTTAGAAGACAAAGCTTGGGGTGGACATACCAGGGGAAAGGATGAGTATAAAGTTTCTGAAAAAGAATACCAACTCAAAGAGACAGTACGTCACAGTGAACAGGCAAAGAGAAGGGATCGGAATGATGACGAAAGTTCCTCACGCCATAGAGGGCATGAAGATTTGTATGTGCGTGGACACCAATTTAGTAATGATGAGAGAAAATCCAGGCCGGAAAGGTCAAGCACTCGGAGTGACCATGGTTTCGATGCTTCGGATAGCCAGAAGGGGCATGAGAAGAAACATAAAGAAAACACTAGGAAGAATAGAGAATCTGAAGGTGGGAATCAAACCACTTTGGGTTCTGCCAAGAAAAGCCAAGAAGATTTAAGTGGTCACAACAATGAAACG GGCTTGAAAAGTGATGAGAAGAGCGCAATACATTATAATTCTTCCAGAAAACATAAAGAAGATGCTTCTTCAGAGGACGAACTGCGAGAGTCGAAACGAGGGCGCTCCAAATTGGAACGTTGGACAAGCCATACCGAGAGGGATTACAGTATCAACAGCAAGTCATCAGCTTCCTTGAAGTTCAAGGAGACTGAGAAGATTAATAATGTTGTGTCTTCCGAGTCTAACAAATTTCCAGATGGACCTGGTAAGTCAGTTGAGCCTGTTGAGCACTTTCCTCCTTTGTCTGACAATAAAGGTGTTGGTGAGCCAGAGATCAAGGAAGCTGATACAAGACCATCTGAGGATCAGCACCTTGACACTGTCGAGAAGCTAAAGAAGCGAACTGAGAGGTTCAAGCTTCCAATTTCTAGGGAAAAAGATACCCTGGCAACAAAGACCGAGAATGAGGCATTACCTTCGACCGAGAATGAAACTCCTGTAGATTCAGAGATAAAACATGAGAGACCTGCCCGAAAACGAAGGTGGATCTGCAACTAA
- the LOC105782732 gene encoding FIP1[V]-like protein isoform X2: MLLKKAEGGSTPTLPNENTIKTLSLTLSFCFSFFFCVKGIPMEDDDEFGDLYTDVLRPFSSTSTTKSLSSLAPQPYQPSPTPTQLLRPIDLNLQSQHDGNTLFGAPAAQTLAPFKPPPSTPAVPAAAAAPDSIPSSLGSAPEPIVLDSRHESADGKELEFDIEEGGGNGIEDIGSNDPFIPGLTEAVRQEDNNIGIRGSQAEADGERDDWDSDSDDDLQIVLNDNHGPVAMETGGMIGEDDDDDEDGDPLVILADGDGNQGTAEQEWGEERVQAADGEKKEGGEAGKVTSGGVLAPKIGYSSHLYHPFHSQFKYVRPAATPMPGATAGGSGGAPGQVSPIMGAMAGRGRGDWRPSGMKAGPPMQKGFHPSFGAPGWGNNTAGRGFGGGLEFTLPSHKTIFDVDIDSFEEKPWKYPGVDLSDFFNFGLNEESWKDYCKQLEQHRLETTMQSKIRVYESGRTEQGYDPDLPPELAAATAQVAPAAANLIKSDGGQNDMTKGAGRVRPPLPTGRPIQVEGGSGERLPSIDTRPPRVRDSDAVIEIVCQDTLDDDSSTGNGVDGRAENDLPMEDLRGDLASEAAIAHEDTEYFDNSPDACKSRKKELVGRTMNFVHDNVREDNGVLPFPVEASRPYGAGPRVQSPMGPSENSGSPPDGRHRQGRVRKKSPCITPIHGERDNFNDTDREESVERMDGKSPRVVRDPRESSVEHKDHVDDELEPADGSPATEKDELINDTHKDQNSLNPMRNEKTSSQAEQWKLRERDDDEDSRAARSSENSKARSGSSRDYQKSRDGAEEEVVQGERSSRFGIVKKHLDENDQNFRRKGRDGRLEIERNRMVGKPGEDSYPLRDVDVSLSHNLPVKKGGFGRRRESDNPDGTWQWREDDPYGRKERAEDLRKRDHDNEMGSRNRAKVRESERSDKDDYPSRKQLDNGNYKDVSARHRERDDNLKSRYEAADDYPSKRRKDEEYLRRDHTNKEEILQGRRESSGSRRKRERDEILDPRKRDEQRRTRENFDEHHSARHKDEVWLNREKVERPRERDEWLRLKQSHDGSLSKREREEGRGTVRSGRGLEDKAWGGHTRGKDEYKVSEKEYQLKETVRHSEQAKRRDRNDDESSSRHRGHEDLYVRGHQFSNDERKSRPERSSTRSDHGFDASDSQKGHEKKHKENTRKNRESEGGNQTTLGSAKKSQEDLSGHNNET; the protein is encoded by the exons ATGCTCTTAAAAAAGGCAGAAGGAGGAAGCACGCCAACGTTACCAAACGAAAACACAATCAAAACCCTTTCCCTAActctctctttttgtttttccttttttttttgtgtgaaaGGAATTCCGATGGAAGACGACGATGAGTTCGGAGATCTTTACACGGACGTTCTCAGGCCTTTCTCATCAACATCCACGACGAAGTCGTTGTCATCTCTTGCTCCGCAGCCATACCAGCCTTCTCCTACACCCACACAGCTCCTCCGTCCGATCGATCTCAACCTTCAGTCTCAACACGATGGCAATACGCTCTTCGGAGCTCCCGCCGCCCAAACCCTAGCCCCCTTTAAACCTCCTCCTTCTACCCCGGCTGTTCCTGCTGCGGCAGCTGCTCCGGATTCGATCCCTTCTTCCCTTGGTTCAGCTCCCGAACCAATAGTTCTGGATTCCAGACATGAATCGGCGGATGGCAAAGAGcttgaatttgatattgaagAGGGGGGTGGTAATGGAATTGAGGATATCGGCTCAAATGATCCGTTTATCCCGGGTTTAACCGAAGCGGTTCGCCAGGAAGATAACAATATTGGGATTCGAGGCAGTCAAGCGGAAGCCGATGGAGAAAGGGATGATTGGGACAGTGACAGTGATGATGATCTACAGATTGTATTAAACGACAACCACGGCCCGGTGGCTATGGAAACAGGAGGAATGATAGGCGAAGATGATGACGATGACGAAGATGGGGACCCGCTCGTGATACTGGCCGATGGAGATGGAAACCAAGGGACGGCGGAGCAGGAATGGGGCGAAGAAAGAGTGCAAGCGGCGGATGGGGAGAAGAAAGAAGGGGGAGAAGCAGGGAAGGTCACCAGCGGCGGCGTTCTTGCACCAAAAATTGGGTACAGCAGTCATCTGTACCATCCGTTTCATTCTCAGTTTAAG TATGTAAGACCTGCTGCAACACCAATGCCTGGAGCCACTGCAGGTGGTTCTGGAGGAGCCCCAGGTCAGGTTTCTCCAATCATGGGTGCTATGGCTGGTCGTGGTAGAGGTGATTGGAGACCATCTGGAATGAAAGCTGGTCCTCCCATGCAAAAAGGTTTCCACCCTAGTTTTGGAGCGCCTGGCTGGGGTAATAACACAGCGGGGCGAGGTTTTGGTGGTGGGCTGGAATTCACTCTTCCTTCTCACAA GACCATATTTGATGTTGACATTGACAGTTTTGAGGAAAAGCCATGGAAATATCCTGGCGTTGATCTCTCTGACTTCTTCAACTTTGGTCTAAATGAGGAGAGCTGGAAAGATTATTGCAAACAACTG gaACAACACCGCTTGGAGACCACCATGCAAAGCAAAATTCGTGTTTATGAAAGTGGGAGAACCGAGCAg GGTTATGATCCAGATTTGCCTCCAGAATTGGCAGCAGCAACTGCACAAGTGGCACCAGCTGCTGCTAATCTTATAAAGTCAGATGGTGGACAAAATGACATGACAAAAGGAGCTGGTCGAGTGCGACCGCCACTG CCAACTGGAAGACCGATACAGGTGGAGGGAGGTTCTGGAGAACGCCTCCCTTCCATTGATACTCGGCCACCTCGTGTACGTGATTCAGATGCAGTTATTGAG ATTGTCTGTCAGGATACTCTAGATGATGATTCCTCTACAGGCAACGGTGTTGATGGCCGAGCAGAAAATGATCTACCGATGGAGGATCTTAGAGGAGATCTTGCATCTGAAGCTGCGATTGCACATGAAGATACTGAATATTTTGACAATTCTCCAGATGCTTGTAAAAGTCGAAAGAAGGAACTAGTTGGAAGGACTATGAATTTTGTTCATGATAATGTGCGTGAAGACAATGGGGTTTTGCCTTTCCCTGTGGAAGCATCACGTCCATATGGTGCTGGACCTAGGGTTCAGAGTCCTATGGGTCCTAGTGAAAACTCTGGCAGTCCTCCTGATGGGAG GCATCGGCAGGGAAGAGTACGTAAGAAGTCCCCTTGCATTACACCTATTCATGGTGAACGTGATAATTTCAATGATACTGATAGGGAAGAATCTGTTGAACGCATGGATGGTAAATCTCCTCGCGTAGTTAGAGATCCCAGGGAGTCAAGTGTTGAGCATAAGGATCATGTTGATGATGAACTTGAGCCAGCTGATGGAAGCCCTGCTACAGAAAAGGATGAGCTGATAAATGATACCCATAAAGATCAGAATTCACTTAATCCCATGAGAAATGAAAAAACAAGTTCTCAAGCAGAGCAATGGAAGCTTCGTGAACGTGATGATGATGAGGATTCTAGGGCTGCAAGGAGTAGTGAAAACAGCAAAGCAAGATCTGGCAGCAGCAGAGATTATCAGAAGTCGCGAGATGGTGCTGAGGAGGAAGTTGTTCAAGGTGAACGTTCTTCTCGCTTTGGGATTGTCAAGAAGCATCTTGatgaaaatgatcaaaatttccGGAGAAAAGGTCGCGATGGGAGACTTGAGATTGAAAGAAATCGCATGGTAGGTAAACCAGGAGAGGATTCTTATCCTCTTAGAGATGTTGACGTTAGCTTGTCACATAATTTGCCCGTTAAAAAAGGGGGTTTTGGTAGGCGAAGGGAGAGTGACAACCCTGATGGTACTTGGCAATGGAGAGAAGATGATCCTTATGGCAGAAAAGAAAGAGCTGAGGACCTAAGGAAGAGAGATCATGATAATGAAATGGGTTCTAGGAACAGGGCTAAGGTTCGAGAAAGTGAGAGGAGTGACAAAGATGATTATCCATCTAGAAAACAATTGGACAATGGCAATTATAAGGATGTCAGTGCGAGGCATAGGGAAAGAGATGATAATTTGAAGAGTAGGTATGAAGCAGCAGATGATTACCCAAGCAAAAGAAGGAAAGATGAGGAGTACCTAAGGAGGGACCATACAAACAAAGAGGAGATCCTGCAAGGACGTAGAGAATCCAGTGGCAGTCGCAGGAAGCGAGAAAGGGATGAAATCTTAGACCCACGTAAGAGAGATGAACAACGAAGAACAagagagaattttgatgaacatCATTCAGCTCGGCACAAGGATGAGGTTTGGTTGAATAGAGAGAAGGTTGAGAGGCCACGGGAGAGGGATGAATGGCTTAGGCTAAAACAATCCCATGATGGAAGTTTATCAAAACGGGAGAGAGAGGAAGGACGAGGTACTGTGAGGAGTGGCCGTGGTTTAGAAGACAAAGCTTGGGGTGGACATACCAGGGGAAAGGATGAGTATAAAGTTTCTGAAAAAGAATACCAACTCAAAGAGACAGTACGTCACAGTGAACAGGCAAAGAGAAGGGATCGGAATGATGACGAAAGTTCCTCACGCCATAGAGGGCATGAAGATTTGTATGTGCGTGGACACCAATTTAGTAATGATGAGAGAAAATCCAGGCCGGAAAGGTCAAGCACTCGGAGTGACCATGGTTTCGATGCTTCGGATAGCCAGAAGGGGCATGAGAAGAAACATAAAGAAAACACTAGGAAGAATAGAGAATCTGAAGGTGGGAATCAAACCACTTTGGGTTCTGCCAAGAAAAGCCAAGAAGATTTAAGTGGTCACAACAATGAAACG TGA